The genomic interval AGACAGTAGTGCCCAGCCATTCTCCGAACAGCGCGCCTGACGACACCCACCGCGTCATCAAGAAGTACCCGAACCGTCGCCTGTACGACACCGATACCTCGACCTACATCACCTTGGCCGAAGTCAAGAAGCTGGTCATGGAGCGCGAACCGGTGCGCGTGCTGGATGCCAAAACCGGTGGCGACCTGACCCGTGCCATCCTGCTGCAAATCATTCTGGAAGAAGAGGCCGGTGGCACGCCCATGTTCACCGAGCAGGCGCTGGCCAACATGATCCGCTTCTACGGCAACACCATGCAAAGCTTTCTAGGCCCGTACCTGGAAAAAAACGTGCAAACCTTTGTCGATCTGCAGTCCACCATGGGCGAGCAGGCCAAGGGTATGACCCCCGAGGCCTGGGCGCAAATGCTCAAACTGCAGTCGCCCGCCATGCAGGGCATGCTGGGCACCTATGTCGAGCAGTCCCGCAACGTCTTTGTGCAAATGCAGGAGCAAATGCAGAAACAGACCGCTCAAATGTTGGGCAGCTTCGGCCTGAAACCCTGAAATACCCGAGGGCGGCGACAATACGGGGATGATCGAAGCAATTTCCCCTACCAAAATACCCAAAGTCGGGTTCGTCAGCCTGGGTTGCCCCAAGGCCTTGACCGACTCCGAACTGATTCTCACCCAGCTCAGCGCCGAAGGCTACCAAACCTCCAAGACCTTTGAAGGTGCCGATCTGGTGATCGTCAACACCTGCGGTTTCATCGACGATGCCGTCAAGGAAAGCCTGGACACCATCGGCGAAGCGCTGGCCACCAATGGCCGCGTCATCGTCACCGGTTGCCTGGGTGCCAAGGCGGGCGATTCCGGCGGTAACCTGGTGCGGCAAATGCACCCCAGCGTGCTGGCCGTCACCGGCCCGCACGCCACCCAGGAGGTGATGGATGCCGTCCACGCCAACCTGCCCAAGCCGCACGACCCGTTTCTGGACCTGATTCCCAACGCCTTTGGCACCGCAGGCATCAAGCTCACGCCGCGGCACTACGCCTATTTGAAGATCAGCGAAGGCTGCAACCACCGTTGCACTTTTTGCATCATCCCGTCCATGCGCGGCGATCTGGTGTCGCGCAATATTGGCGACGTGCTCAGCGATGCCAAGGCCTTGTTTGAGGGCGGCGTGAAAGAGCTGCTGGTGATCAGCCAGGATACCTCCGCCTACGGTGTGGACGTGAAGTACCGCACCGGCTTCTGGGACGGTAAACCCGTCAAAACCCGCATGCTGGAGCTGGTGCAAACCCTGGCTGATATCGCCGAGCCCTACGGTGCCTGGGTGCGCCTGCACTATGTGTACCCGTACCCCAGCGTGGACGAGATCATTCCGCTGATGGCCACCGGCCGCGTGCTGCCGTACCTGGACGTGCCCTTGCAACACAGCCACCCCGATGTGCTCAAGCGCATGAAGCGCCCGGCCAGCGGCGAGAAAAACCTGGAACGCATCCAGCGATGGCGCGAAGCCTGCCCCTCGCTGGTGATCCGCAGCACTTTCATCGCCGGTTTTCCAGGTGAAACCGAAGAAGAATTTGCGCATTTGCTGGATTTCATGCGCGAAGCCCAGATCGACCGCGCAGGCTGCTTTGCCTACAGCCCGGTGGACGGCGCGGCCGCCAACGACATTCCCGGCATGCTGCCGTTCGAGCTGCGCGAAGAACGCCGCGCCCGCTTCATGGCCGTGGCCGAAGAAGTGTCTGCCGCCAAACTGCTCAAGCGCGTGGGTGCCACCATGCAGGTGCTGGTGGATTCCGCGCCCGGCATGGGCAAAAAGGGTGGCGTGGGCCGCAGCTACGCCGACGCGCCCGAGATCGACGGCATCGTGCGCCTGCTGCCGCCCGAGAAGATCAGCAAGACCTTGAAGGTGGGCGAGTTCACCAAGGCCCGTATCGTGGGCACGCAAGGCCACGACCTGGTGGCGCTGCCGATCTAGTAAGGCCTGGCTTGCCCGATGCAAATCGGGCAAGCCAAAAAAACGGGCAAAAAAAAGCCGCTAACTTCTTAGCGGCTTTTTCTCGAGTAAATTGTGGTGCCCAGAACTGGACTCGAACCAGCACGCCTTGCGGCGCTGCGACCTGAACACAGTGCGTCTACCAATTTCGCCATCTGGGCCCACGAAACTCTAAAAACTCTCTCGGTCTGCAATAGGTATGTTGCAGATTTTTAACCAGAAAAAAACCGCCAGTTGTATAGCGGTTTTTTCAAGATAAGGTGTGGTGCCCAGAACTGGACTCGAACCAGCACGCCTTGCGGCGCTGCGACCTGAACACAGTGCGTCTACCAATTTCGCCATCTGGGCCCACGAGTTAAAGTATAACATGGGAAAAACGGTGGTTTTGAACCGCAGGCCGAAGGCTTATGAAAACAACCGCTTTTTCTGAACGACGCTGCGGCTCTGCTACTCTTTGGGTATTACAGTCTGTAAAGAGAGAAACCTTATCAAAACGACCAGCCACACCAGCGGCCTGCTGGACGAGATCGAAGGCACCATCCAGGGTCACCGCGATGGACACGGGTTTGTACTGCGCGACGACGGCGAGTCTGACATCTACCTGCCGTCCAACGAAATGCGTGCTGTGCTGCACAAGGACCGGGTCAAGGTCAACATCGTGCGCAGCGACCGCAAAGGTCGCCCCGAAGGCCGGGTTTTGGAAATTGTCGAGCGGCCCCCACAACCCATCATTGGTCGCCTGCTGCAAGAAAGCGGTATCTGGCTGGTCGCCCCGGAAGACAAACGCTACGGCCAGGATGTACTCATTCCCAAAGCCGGTATCGGCAGTGCTAAAGCCGGGCAGGTGGTGGTGGTCGAGCTGACCGAGCCGCCCGCGCTGTTTGGCCAGCCCGTGGGCCGCGTCAAGGAGGTGCTGGGCGAGGTGGACGACCCGGGCATGGAAATCGAAATCGCGGTGCGCAAATACGACGTGCCGCATATCTTCTCCGATGCCTGTATCGCCCTGGCCCGCACCCTGCCCGACAAGGTGCGCCCCCAGGACAAAAAGAACCGCGTCGATCTGACCGACGTGCCGCTGGTCACCATCGACGGCGAAGATGCCCGCGACTTTGACGATGCCGTCTACTGCGAACCCGCCAAGGTAGGCCGTGGCAAGGGCTGGCGCCTGCTGGTCGCGATTGCCGACGTGAGCAACTACGTGGAAACCGGCTCGGCCATCGACGTGGATGCCTACGACCGCGCCACCAGCGTGTACTTTCCGCGTCGCGTGATTCCCATGTTGCCCGAGAAGCTGTCCAACGGCCTGTGCTCGTTGAACCCCGATGTAGAACGCCTGTGCATGGTCTGCGACATGCTGGTTACGGCCAAGGGCGATGTGCACGCCTACCAGTTCTACCCGGCGGTGATGTTCAGCCACGCCCGCTTTACCTATACCGAAGTGGCGGCGATTCTGGCCAACACCCGGGGCCCGGAAGCCACACGTCGCAAAGACCGCGTAAACGACCTGCTGAACCTGCAAGATGTCTACCATGCTCTGCTGGTGGCCCGCAAGGTGCGCGGTGCGGTGGATTTTGAGACCGTGGAGACGCAAATCGTCTGCGACGAAGGTGGCCGGATCGAAAAGATCGTGCCCCGCACCCGCAACGAAGCCCACAAGCTCATCGAAGAGGCCATGCTGGCCGCCAACGTCTGCAGCGCCGACTTCATCGCCCAGGGCAAGCACCCCGGTCTGTTTCGCGTGCACGAAGGCCCGACGCCCGAGAAGATTGAGATGCTGCGCAACTACCTGAAGGCCACCGGCGTGGGTATGTCGATCAGCGACGACCCGAAAACCGCCGAGTTCCAGGCCATTGCCAATGCCACCAAAGACCGGCCCGACGCGCAGCAAATCCATTCCATGCTGCTGCGCTCCATGCAGCAAGCGATCTACACGCCCATGAACGGCGGGCATTTCGGGCTGGCATTTGATGCCTACACCCACTTCACCAGCCCGATCCGGCGCTACCCCGATCTGCTGGTGCACCGC from Comamonadaceae bacterium OS-1 carries:
- the rnr gene encoding ribonuclease R; the encoded protein is MGITVCKERNLIKTTSHTSGLLDEIEGTIQGHRDGHGFVLRDDGESDIYLPSNEMRAVLHKDRVKVNIVRSDRKGRPEGRVLEIVERPPQPIIGRLLQESGIWLVAPEDKRYGQDVLIPKAGIGSAKAGQVVVVELTEPPALFGQPVGRVKEVLGEVDDPGMEIEIAVRKYDVPHIFSDACIALARTLPDKVRPQDKKNRVDLTDVPLVTIDGEDARDFDDAVYCEPAKVGRGKGWRLLVAIADVSNYVETGSAIDVDAYDRATSVYFPRRVIPMLPEKLSNGLCSLNPDVERLCMVCDMLVTAKGDVHAYQFYPAVMFSHARFTYTEVAAILANTRGPEATRRKDRVNDLLNLQDVYHALLVARKVRGAVDFETVETQIVCDEGGRIEKIVPRTRNEAHKLIEEAMLAANVCSADFIAQGKHPGLFRVHEGPTPEKIEMLRNYLKATGVGMSISDDPKTAEFQAIANATKDRPDAQQIHSMLLRSMQQAIYTPMNGGHFGLAFDAYTHFTSPIRRYPDLLVHRVIKAILAHRKYQLPTLPTPGEAHAKLAKRLSKGAASKLQGKVGEPDMKIKKVSPETLAWQAAGLHCSANERRADEASRDVEAWLKCKYMREHLGEEFGGTVTAATGFGIFVTLDAMYVEGLVHITELGGEYFKFDEARQELRGERTGIRYAIGTRVQVQVSRVDLDGRKIDFRLIREGEELVNRAMKDKGVQREGGNRSGGDAPAPKRSGRKAGASAPRDRDHAERGPIQASAAAKAPGKAPAKSGAAKKKTRTRR
- the rimO gene encoding ribosomal protein S12 methylthiotransferase RimO — protein: MIEAISPTKIPKVGFVSLGCPKALTDSELILTQLSAEGYQTSKTFEGADLVIVNTCGFIDDAVKESLDTIGEALATNGRVIVTGCLGAKAGDSGGNLVRQMHPSVLAVTGPHATQEVMDAVHANLPKPHDPFLDLIPNAFGTAGIKLTPRHYAYLKISEGCNHRCTFCIIPSMRGDLVSRNIGDVLSDAKALFEGGVKELLVISQDTSAYGVDVKYRTGFWDGKPVKTRMLELVQTLADIAEPYGAWVRLHYVYPYPSVDEIIPLMATGRVLPYLDVPLQHSHPDVLKRMKRPASGEKNLERIQRWREACPSLVIRSTFIAGFPGETEEEFAHLLDFMREAQIDRAGCFAYSPVDGAAANDIPGMLPFELREERRARFMAVAEEVSAAKLLKRVGATMQVLVDSAPGMGKKGGVGRSYADAPEIDGIVRLLPPEKISKTLKVGEFTKARIVGTQGHDLVALPI